In Edaphobacter paludis, a single window of DNA contains:
- a CDS encoding alkene reductase, whose translation MPSLLDPIQVGDLHLPNRVFMAPLTRLRGTQDHVPTPMMIEYYTQRASAGLIISEGTPVDPMGVGYANVPGIWSQQQVEAWKPVTAAVHNAGGHIFAQIWHVGRISDPAFLNGQLPVGPSAIAASGTVSLLRPQRQFVTPRALETGEVKDVVEAFRRGAQNAQAAGFDGVELHGANGYLLDQFLQDGSNHRTDEYGGPIENRARLMLEAADAAISVFGAGRVGMHLAPRGDSHGISDSNLTATFSYVAAELGRRKIAFIAAREHVGPDSIGPQLKQLFGGTFVANEAIDQKTGQQLLDEGKADAVAFGKLFIANPDLPVRFAKHAPLNRPEPNTFYAPGPHGYIDYPALGA comes from the coding sequence ATGCCCAGCCTTCTCGATCCGATCCAGGTCGGCGATCTGCACCTGCCCAACCGCGTTTTCATGGCACCGCTCACACGCCTGCGCGGCACGCAGGATCACGTTCCCACTCCGATGATGATTGAGTACTACACGCAGCGCGCCAGCGCCGGCCTCATCATCTCCGAGGGCACACCCGTCGATCCGATGGGGGTCGGTTACGCCAATGTTCCCGGCATCTGGTCGCAGCAACAAGTGGAAGCGTGGAAGCCTGTCACCGCCGCTGTTCATAACGCCGGTGGCCACATCTTCGCGCAGATCTGGCACGTCGGCCGCATCTCCGACCCCGCGTTCCTCAACGGGCAGCTGCCGGTCGGCCCCAGCGCGATCGCGGCATCAGGTACTGTCAGCCTGCTGCGTCCGCAGCGCCAGTTCGTCACGCCACGAGCCCTTGAAACGGGCGAAGTCAAAGATGTCGTTGAAGCCTTTCGGCGCGGCGCGCAAAACGCCCAGGCTGCAGGGTTTGACGGCGTCGAGCTTCATGGCGCCAACGGCTACCTGCTTGACCAGTTTCTCCAGGACGGCTCCAACCATCGCACCGACGAGTACGGCGGCCCCATCGAGAACCGCGCGCGCCTTATGCTCGAAGCCGCCGATGCCGCCATCTCTGTCTTCGGCGCGGGCCGCGTCGGCATGCACCTCGCCCCCCGCGGCGACTCCCACGGCATCTCCGACTCCAACCTCACCGCCACCTTCAGCTACGTCGCTGCGGAACTGGGCCGCCGCAAGATTGCTTTCATTGCAGCGCGCGAGCATGTCGGCCCCGACAGCATCGGGCCGCAGCTCAAGCAGCTCTTTGGTGGCACCTTTGTAGCCAATGAAGCCATCGACCAGAAGACCGGCCAGCAGCTTCTCGATGAGGGCAAAGCCGACGCCGTGGCCTTCGGCAAACTGTTCATCGCCAACCCTGACCTACCAGTTCGCTTTGCAAAGCACGCGCCGCTCAATCGGCCTGAACCCAACACCTTCTACGCTCCCGGCCCTCACGGATATATCGACTACCCGGCCCTCGGGGCTTGA
- the galU gene encoding UTP--glucose-1-phosphate uridylyltransferase GalU, producing the protein MTQKTPQKIRKAVFPAAGMGTRFLPATKTLPKEMLCLVDKPLIQYGVEEAVAAGCTEIIIITSRGKTIMEDHFDRSPELEASLEAKNKTALLEIARSVSKLAKITFTRQSEPLGLGHAVLQAKEIVGDEPFAVLLPDDIVDATIPCMKQMVEAFNETQCSILGSEVVEGAAISAYGCLDCTPDPKNPRLLAVKNMVEKPRPEDAPSQNAIIGRYILTPRIFELLETITPGAGGELQLTDGIKALLKYEKVYGFSYEGKRHDAGDKLGFLKATVEFALKRDDLGPPFRAWLQSFPI; encoded by the coding sequence ATGACCCAAAAGACCCCTCAGAAGATCCGTAAGGCCGTCTTCCCAGCCGCTGGCATGGGCACCCGTTTTCTTCCTGCGACCAAGACATTGCCCAAGGAGATGCTTTGCCTCGTCGACAAGCCGCTCATTCAGTACGGCGTCGAAGAGGCCGTGGCCGCTGGCTGCACCGAGATCATCATCATCACCAGCCGTGGCAAGACAATCATGGAAGATCACTTCGACCGCAGCCCGGAACTTGAGGCTTCGCTCGAGGCTAAGAATAAGACGGCGCTCCTCGAGATCGCACGCAGCGTCTCCAAACTCGCCAAGATCACCTTTACACGGCAGTCCGAACCGCTCGGCCTCGGCCATGCCGTTCTTCAGGCCAAGGAGATCGTCGGCGACGAGCCCTTTGCGGTGCTGCTGCCCGACGACATCGTTGACGCCACAATTCCCTGCATGAAGCAGATGGTCGAAGCCTTTAACGAGACCCAATGCAGCATCCTCGGGTCTGAAGTGGTGGAGGGCGCAGCGATCTCCGCTTACGGTTGCCTCGACTGCACGCCTGATCCGAAGAACCCGCGCCTGCTCGCCGTAAAAAACATGGTCGAGAAGCCAAGGCCAGAAGACGCCCCATCGCAAAACGCCATTATTGGCCGCTATATTCTTACGCCACGCATCTTCGAGCTGCTCGAGACCATCACCCCCGGCGCGGGCGGAGAACTGCAGCTCACCGACGGCATCAAGGCTCTCCTCAAATACGAGAAGGTCTACGGCTTCAGCTACGAAGGCAAGCGACACGATGCCGGCGACAAGCTGGGTTTCCTCAAAGCCACCGTCGAATTCGCCCTGAAGCGCGACGACCTGGGTCCCCCGTTCCGTGCCTGGCTCCAATCCTTTCCCATCTGA
- a CDS encoding alpha-L-arabinofuranosidase C-terminal domain-containing protein has translation MDRRKFLQASSLAGAAIAFGARPAWSATVDAHVEILLDESIGIIAPEIYGQFTEQLGGVIYDGVWVGEGSSTPNVHGIRKEIVDCLKQIHVPVIRWPGGCFADSYDWRDGIGPRKDRPTRTNFWADDPDARRLSGNAVQLYENNAFGTDEFIRFCHLSGAQPYLASNLRSLPAMEFSRWVEYCNSPAGSTTLAKQRAANGSAEPYNVKYWGVGNESWGCGGNFEPGEYAEEFRRFTTWVPHYGVPLSYVGSGPNDNNLEWTNGFFEALRRKNYMPRELRGWSVHYYTWNLSMGQTNDWVAGKRDALDFDETGWYELFLQGLYMEDIVRAQWGLLGEFDPSRNIKLVVDEYGAWYKPGTQLDPTHMLGQQVTLRDALLTAMTLDIFNRHAEKVGMAACAQLINNLNALFFSHEDKFITTPVFHVFDMYAAHQGGQSLRANFSSPEVHYQRNGKTASLAGLLGSASLTGKTVTLTATNPDLKEPRVTEIVLRGSAKIASAEASVLTNTDMHAHNTFEMPNTVQLKKHAIEVQGDGLTITIPAASVSRIAIQLA, from the coding sequence GTGGACCGTAGAAAATTCTTGCAGGCATCCTCGCTCGCCGGAGCGGCAATCGCATTTGGCGCTCGCCCCGCATGGAGCGCGACAGTAGACGCGCATGTAGAAATTCTGCTCGACGAAAGCATCGGCATCATCGCGCCCGAAATCTATGGCCAGTTTACCGAGCAGCTTGGCGGCGTTATTTACGACGGGGTGTGGGTAGGCGAAGGCTCATCCACCCCTAACGTCCACGGCATACGCAAAGAGATCGTTGACTGCCTGAAGCAGATCCACGTCCCCGTCATACGCTGGCCCGGCGGCTGCTTCGCCGATAGCTACGACTGGCGTGATGGCATCGGGCCGCGCAAGGACCGTCCCACGCGCACCAATTTCTGGGCAGACGACCCTGACGCCAGGCGCCTGAGCGGCAACGCCGTCCAGCTCTATGAGAACAACGCCTTCGGCACCGACGAGTTCATCCGTTTCTGCCATCTCAGCGGCGCGCAGCCTTACCTGGCCAGCAACCTTCGCAGCCTGCCCGCAATGGAGTTCTCCCGCTGGGTCGAGTACTGCAACTCCCCTGCAGGCTCAACGACACTGGCAAAGCAGCGTGCGGCTAACGGCTCTGCCGAGCCGTATAACGTGAAGTATTGGGGTGTCGGCAATGAGAGTTGGGGCTGTGGCGGCAACTTCGAGCCGGGCGAATACGCCGAAGAGTTCCGACGCTTTACTACCTGGGTGCCGCATTACGGCGTTCCGCTCTCCTACGTCGGCTCCGGCCCCAACGACAACAATCTCGAGTGGACGAACGGTTTCTTTGAAGCGCTTCGCAGAAAGAACTACATGCCCCGCGAGCTTCGCGGCTGGAGCGTTCACTACTACACCTGGAACCTGAGCATGGGGCAGACCAATGACTGGGTTGCAGGCAAGCGCGATGCTCTCGACTTTGATGAGACCGGCTGGTATGAGCTTTTCCTTCAAGGCCTCTACATGGAAGACATCGTGCGAGCGCAATGGGGACTGCTCGGTGAGTTTGACCCCAGCCGCAACATCAAGCTGGTCGTCGATGAATACGGCGCATGGTATAAGCCCGGCACCCAACTCGACCCCACACACATGCTCGGTCAGCAGGTAACGCTTCGCGATGCGCTGCTGACTGCCATGACGCTCGACATCTTCAATCGCCATGCGGAAAAAGTCGGCATGGCCGCCTGCGCGCAACTCATCAATAACCTCAACGCTCTCTTCTTTTCGCACGAGGATAAGTTCATCACCACGCCGGTCTTTCATGTCTTCGACATGTACGCCGCGCATCAGGGCGGCCAGTCGCTGCGCGCAAACTTCTCATCGCCCGAGGTCCACTACCAGCGCAACGGCAAAACAGCATCACTCGCGGGACTCCTCGGCTCTGCTTCTCTCACCGGCAAGACCGTCACCCTCACCGCGACCAATCCCGACCTGAAAGAGCCAAGGGTAACGGAGATCGTTCTCCGCGGTTCAGCAAAGATCGCATCCGCTGAAGCATCGGTACTGACCAACACCGACATGCACGCCCACAATACCTTCGAGATGCCCAATACCGTGCAACTGAAAAAGCACGCGATCGAAGTTCAGGGAGACGGCCTGACCATAACCATTCCGGCGGCCTCAGTCTCTCGCATTGCGATTCAACTGGCTTGA
- a CDS encoding ferritin-like domain-containing protein, with product MSTEKASAAKTSITRKQLIDALNEDLAREYQAVIAYVNYSQVLKGAQYMNIAAELAVHAGEELAHAITIANQIDYLGGMPCVTPKPVKTSEKAEDMLRFDLDNENETIRQYRRRVKQCDELGEFATAEHIRDILLQEQDHQISLATALGVDVPDVGIAD from the coding sequence ATGTCGACCGAAAAAGCAAGTGCTGCCAAAACCTCCATCACCCGCAAACAGCTCATCGACGCTCTCAACGAGGATCTCGCCCGCGAATATCAGGCTGTCATCGCCTACGTCAATTATTCCCAGGTCCTCAAGGGTGCGCAGTATATGAATATCGCCGCGGAACTTGCCGTTCACGCCGGCGAAGAGCTTGCCCACGCCATTACGATCGCCAACCAGATCGACTATCTGGGCGGAATGCCATGTGTCACACCCAAACCGGTCAAAACATCCGAAAAAGCGGAAGACATGCTTCGTTTTGATCTCGACAACGAGAACGAAACCATCCGCCAGTATCGCCGCCGGGTCAAACAGTGCGACGAATTGGGAGAGTTCGCCACCGCGGAGCACATCCGTGACATTCTGCTGCAGGAGCAGGATCACCAGATCTCTCTGGCCACCGCTCTCGGCGTTGATGTTCCTGATGTAGGCATCGCAGACTAA
- a CDS encoding DUF885 domain-containing protein, giving the protein MQKLLTSLALAIGTTILMPISSLAQHVSADGAPQTFQFVSDQYFSDVYFHFSPTAGTAAGLHQYDTQLEDYSAASIQKEIAALHEYEKKVEAVDPSALDASVVGDREILLNNIRSQLLTLEVIRPWEKNPDIYSSGVTNSIFVIMERPYAPADTRLHAVVEREKLIPQVLQEARKNLKNPPHIYTEIALEQIDGLVSFFQNDVPSAFSSVTDPDTKAAFAQSNGAVIEALKSYGAWMKTDLLPRSNGDYRLGADTFRKKLAYDEMVDIPLDKLLQIAFADLHKNQAEFARVAKEVDPTKTPQEVLAELATIHPAPDKLLPAFHNTFDSLISFINTHHIITIPSTVQPTLEETPPFMRATTFASMDPPGPFETHSTKAYFNVTLPEKDWTQQHVAEHMASFNVGTIISTSVHEAYPGHYVQFLWMPEFPSKIRKVLGANTNIEGWAHYCEQMMLDQGYDAPGPNATAAEIRESRLVRLGQLQDALLRDARFVNSIKLHTGEGEPGGKWTIDQAVDFFVKQGYQSPSVGLVETKRGTSDPTYLYYTLGKLEIMQLRADMMKKEGAAFNIETFHNNFMRQGFAPIKIIRKAMLHNDSPVL; this is encoded by the coding sequence ATGCAAAAACTTCTCACGTCTCTCGCTCTCGCCATCGGGACCACTATCCTCATGCCTATTTCATCCTTAGCGCAACACGTCTCTGCGGACGGCGCACCGCAGACCTTTCAGTTCGTCTCTGACCAATACTTCAGCGACGTGTACTTCCACTTCTCTCCCACTGCTGGAACCGCTGCCGGGTTGCATCAATACGACACACAGCTTGAGGACTACTCAGCCGCATCGATCCAGAAAGAGATCGCCGCACTTCACGAGTACGAGAAGAAGGTCGAAGCCGTCGACCCCAGCGCGCTCGATGCCAGCGTCGTCGGCGACCGCGAGATTTTGCTCAACAATATTCGGTCGCAACTGCTGACGCTCGAAGTCATCCGACCGTGGGAGAAGAATCCCGACATCTACTCCTCCGGCGTCACCAACTCCATCTTCGTCATCATGGAGCGCCCCTACGCGCCAGCCGATACGCGCCTGCACGCTGTTGTCGAACGCGAGAAGCTTATTCCGCAGGTTCTTCAAGAAGCACGCAAGAACCTTAAGAATCCGCCGCACATCTATACAGAGATCGCTCTCGAACAGATCGACGGGCTGGTCAGTTTCTTTCAGAACGACGTGCCCAGCGCGTTCTCTTCCGTCACCGATCCCGATACCAAGGCCGCCTTCGCACAATCCAATGGGGCTGTCATTGAAGCGCTTAAATCCTATGGCGCGTGGATGAAGACTGACCTACTTCCCCGTTCCAATGGCGACTACCGGCTCGGTGCCGACACGTTCCGTAAGAAGCTGGCCTACGACGAGATGGTGGACATTCCGCTCGACAAACTTCTCCAGATCGCATTCGCCGACCTGCACAAAAATCAGGCTGAGTTCGCTCGCGTGGCCAAGGAAGTCGATCCAACTAAGACGCCACAGGAAGTTCTCGCGGAGCTCGCTACGATTCATCCCGCGCCCGATAAGCTGCTTCCTGCATTCCACAACACCTTTGACTCGCTCATCAGCTTTATCAATACACACCACATCATCACGATTCCGAGCACGGTGCAGCCCACGCTTGAAGAGACGCCACCCTTTATGCGCGCCACGACTTTTGCTTCGATGGACCCTCCAGGCCCCTTCGAGACACATTCCACCAAGGCGTACTTCAACGTGACGCTGCCGGAGAAGGACTGGACCCAGCAGCACGTGGCCGAACACATGGCGAGCTTCAACGTGGGCACCATCATCAGCACCAGCGTCCACGAAGCTTACCCCGGCCACTACGTGCAGTTTTTGTGGATGCCTGAGTTTCCCAGCAAAATCCGCAAGGTGCTCGGTGCCAACACCAACATCGAAGGATGGGCCCACTACTGCGAGCAGATGATGCTCGACCAGGGCTACGACGCGCCCGGCCCCAACGCCACCGCCGCCGAGATTCGCGAGTCGCGGCTGGTCCGTCTTGGCCAGTTGCAGGATGCTCTGCTGCGCGATGCCCGCTTCGTCAACAGCATCAAGCTGCACACCGGCGAAGGCGAGCCCGGCGGCAAATGGACGATTGACCAGGCCGTGGACTTCTTCGTCAAACAGGGTTACCAGTCGCCGTCGGTCGGCCTCGTCGAGACCAAGCGCGGCACCTCGGACCCGACGTATCTCTACTACACGCTGGGCAAGCTTGAGATCATGCAACTCCGCGCCGACATGATGAAGAAAGAGGGTGCGGCCTTCAATATCGAGACCTTCCACAATAACTTCATGCGGCAGGGTTTTGCTCCCATCAAGATCATTCGCAAAGCCATGCTGCACAATGATTCGCCGGTGCTGTAG
- the mfd gene encoding transcription-repair coupling factor codes for MVLPFVRELLADLEHSEAFERVRRHLGGGTGRRRVSGLTATARALYLPLFVRAANAPCVIIVSDNKAAETLHAAVLSACELTAALDPSHVLRLPAHDVLPFENLSPHPEIQETRAATLWKIATGTARLVIAPVEAACMKLFARDFYKALALYLKVGEEYMPDMLIEHLLSVGYSRVDVVEMPGQVTLRGGIIDVYSPEMDRPVRIDFFGDEIESIRKFDPETQRSSSPLDEALLLPLTEIPVTEKILTAINARLTRSGLAGANLEGGEEPVELQTHVATRTGEATVFPGWEFFAPVAGATHTLLDLLNASGPTPRVFIEEPAMVKNQGERWWNKVEQRHDRSGIGNLIRPEDIYLSPWDLDDRLHKFCGCELDQLGLVDILDADRSDLSEVDFATRPTQRFHGSIPALIDQLNLLMKQDARILLTAPNQGEVERLAGLLQEYQVPYRLGSRTEQHGSSTVYSESSYLAGDLRTPVIVKTTIAAGVQILDLDRTTARQVVIFGAQDLSDDADVTVRTVRRGKSKTAAFISDFRDLAVGDYVVHVEHGIAQYCGLRVIEENDAPPLELMILEFADEAKLYVPLTRLDLIQKYRSTDTGPAPQLNKLGTQGWQKTKARVKKAMADMAAELLKLYAQRESIQGTPFSPDTNMQREFEDAFDFNETDDQLNAIADIKRDMESTQPMDRLLCGDVGYGKTEVAMRAAFKAVQDSKQVAVLTPTTVLSFQHYETFKRRFANFPVNIEMISRFRTPKEQKIILEKVEQGKVDILIGTHRILSKDLKFQDLGLLIVDEEQRFGVRHKERLKQMRTAIDVLAMSATPIPRTLHMSLIGLRDMSVIETPPKDRMAIQTIVAKFDEKLVRTAIEMELERGGQTYFVHNRVESIYELAAKIRELVPQARVVIGHGQLPEAELERVMLAFMNHEYDVLLATSIIENGLDIPLANTIIINRADRHGLSELYQLRGRVGRSNRRAYSYLLIPPEKELTEISRRRLAALKEFSDLGAGFKIAALDLELRGAGNMLGGEQSGHIEAIGFEMYTTMLEEAVRKMKGEEDKPAHANTVINLGISVRIDSDYIPEENQRLRMYKRIAGAEDYATLADVRAELQDRYGTPPETVLNLLAAGEIRLQCEQLGIAQLDRKRTQIEQGKTKTFVEMLHLKFAERLSGGAPATAPGVAPARERSVDPGVLMKLVSRNTKRGAQFTPQGILRWPLTSAKAEEVIAETRALLDALDAH; via the coding sequence ATGGTTTTGCCTTTCGTCCGCGAACTGCTTGCGGACCTTGAACACTCTGAGGCTTTTGAGCGTGTACGCCGCCACCTGGGCGGAGGCACGGGGCGCCGACGTGTGTCTGGCCTGACGGCTACGGCGCGCGCACTCTATCTGCCACTGTTCGTCCGCGCAGCCAATGCTCCCTGCGTGATTATCGTCTCGGATAATAAAGCTGCGGAGACACTTCATGCAGCGGTGCTCTCAGCCTGCGAGTTGACCGCAGCGCTGGATCCGAGCCATGTTCTCCGGCTCCCGGCCCATGATGTTCTGCCATTTGAGAATCTTTCGCCACATCCCGAGATTCAGGAGACGCGCGCCGCTACGCTTTGGAAGATTGCCACAGGAACGGCGCGGCTGGTCATCGCACCGGTCGAAGCCGCCTGCATGAAGCTCTTTGCCCGCGACTTCTACAAGGCGCTTGCGTTGTATCTGAAAGTCGGCGAAGAGTACATGCCCGACATGCTGATCGAGCATCTTCTGTCGGTCGGCTATAGCCGCGTCGATGTGGTCGAGATGCCGGGACAGGTCACGCTGCGCGGCGGCATCATCGATGTTTACTCGCCCGAGATGGACCGCCCGGTGCGCATCGACTTCTTCGGCGACGAGATTGAGTCCATTCGCAAGTTCGACCCTGAGACACAGCGCAGCAGCAGCCCGCTCGATGAGGCACTGCTGCTGCCGCTCACCGAAATTCCGGTCACTGAGAAAATTCTTACCGCCATCAACGCAAGGCTCACTCGCAGCGGACTCGCCGGTGCGAACCTTGAAGGCGGGGAAGAGCCTGTCGAACTTCAGACTCACGTCGCCACGCGCACCGGCGAGGCCACTGTCTTTCCGGGTTGGGAATTTTTTGCGCCAGTCGCCGGAGCTACACATACTCTGCTCGATCTCCTGAACGCCAGCGGACCTACGCCGCGGGTCTTTATCGAAGAGCCTGCGATGGTTAAAAATCAGGGTGAGCGCTGGTGGAACAAAGTCGAGCAGCGGCACGATCGCTCCGGCATCGGCAACCTGATTCGCCCCGAGGACATTTATCTCTCGCCGTGGGACCTGGACGACCGGCTGCATAAATTCTGCGGCTGCGAACTCGACCAGCTCGGCCTGGTGGATATCCTCGATGCCGACCGCAGCGACCTCTCCGAGGTGGACTTCGCTACCCGGCCCACGCAGCGTTTCCACGGCAGCATTCCGGCGCTCATCGATCAGCTTAATTTATTGATGAAGCAGGACGCGCGCATTTTGCTGACCGCGCCCAATCAGGGCGAGGTAGAACGTCTCGCAGGACTTTTGCAGGAGTATCAGGTTCCCTACCGCCTGGGCTCGCGCACCGAGCAGCATGGCAGCTCCACTGTTTACTCCGAGTCGAGTTATCTGGCGGGAGACCTGCGCACTCCGGTCATCGTGAAGACCACCATCGCGGCGGGAGTGCAGATACTCGATCTTGATCGGACGACTGCGCGACAGGTTGTCATCTTTGGCGCACAGGATCTCTCGGACGACGCCGACGTGACGGTGCGGACGGTACGGCGTGGCAAATCGAAGACTGCTGCCTTCATCTCTGATTTTCGCGATCTTGCTGTTGGCGACTATGTGGTCCACGTCGAGCACGGTATCGCTCAGTATTGCGGCTTGCGTGTTATCGAAGAAAACGATGCGCCTCCGCTGGAGCTGATGATTCTCGAGTTTGCCGACGAGGCGAAACTCTACGTTCCGCTCACACGGCTCGATCTGATTCAGAAGTACCGCAGCACCGACACCGGTCCTGCTCCGCAGCTTAACAAGCTGGGCACGCAGGGCTGGCAAAAGACCAAGGCCCGCGTCAAAAAAGCAATGGCCGACATGGCCGCCGAGTTGCTGAAACTCTATGCCCAGCGCGAGTCCATTCAGGGCACTCCGTTTTCTCCTGATACGAACATGCAGCGGGAGTTCGAGGACGCATTCGACTTCAACGAGACCGACGATCAGCTCAACGCCATCGCCGATATCAAGCGCGATATGGAATCGACGCAGCCGATGGACCGCCTGCTCTGCGGCGACGTTGGCTACGGCAAGACCGAGGTCGCCATGCGCGCGGCGTTCAAGGCGGTCCAGGACTCGAAGCAGGTTGCCGTGCTGACTCCGACGACCGTGCTCAGCTTCCAGCACTACGAGACGTTCAAGCGGCGCTTTGCCAACTTCCCTGTCAACATCGAGATGATTTCGCGCTTTCGCACACCGAAGGAACAGAAAATAATTCTCGAAAAGGTCGAGCAGGGGAAGGTCGACATTCTCATCGGCACGCATCGCATTCTGTCGAAGGACCTGAAGTTTCAGGACCTCGGCCTGCTGATTGTCGACGAAGAGCAGCGTTTCGGTGTTCGCCATAAGGAGCGCCTCAAGCAGATGCGAACTGCTATCGACGTGCTGGCCATGTCGGCTACGCCGATTCCGCGCACGCTGCATATGTCACTGATCGGGCTGCGCGATATGAGCGTCATTGAGACGCCGCCTAAAGACCGCATGGCCATCCAGACCATCGTCGCCAAGTTCGACGAGAAGCTTGTGCGCACCGCCATCGAGATGGAACTGGAGCGCGGCGGCCAGACTTACTTCGTCCACAATCGCGTTGAATCGATCTACGAACTGGCGGCGAAGATTCGTGAGCTGGTGCCGCAGGCCCGCGTCGTCATCGGCCATGGGCAGCTTCCCGAGGCAGAGCTGGAGCGCGTGATGCTTGCCTTCATGAACCATGAGTACGACGTGCTTCTTGCCACCAGCATTATTGAGAACGGCCTCGACATTCCACTCGCCAACACCATCATCATTAATCGCGCCGACCGGCATGGCTTAAGCGAGCTATATCAGCTACGGGGCCGTGTCGGCCGTAGCAATCGCCGCGCGTACTCGTACCTGCTCATCCCGCCCGAGAAGGAGCTTACCGAGATATCCCGGCGCAGGCTGGCGGCATTGAAAGAGTTCTCGGACCTTGGCGCAGGCTTCAAGATCGCCGCGCTCGACCTTGAGCTGCGCGGCGCAGGCAACATGCTCGGCGGCGAGCAGTCCGGCCACATCGAGGCCATCGGCTTCGAGATGTACACCACCATGCTCGAAGAGGCTGTGCGCAAGATGAAGGGCGAGGAAGACAAGCCTGCCCATGCCAATACGGTCATCAATCTCGGCATCAGCGTGCGCATCGACAGCGATTACATTCCTGAAGAGAATCAGCGGCTGCGCATGTACAAACGCATTGCCGGAGCGGAAGACTATGCCACGCTCGCGGATGTTCGCGCCGAGTTGCAGGACCGCTACGGCACGCCACCGGAGACTGTGCTCAATTTACTCGCAGCAGGTGAGATCCGCTTGCAATGCGAGCAGCTTGGCATCGCCCAACTCGACCGCAAACGCACTCAGATCGAACAGGGCAAGACCAAAACATTTGTTGAGATGCTGCATTTGAAGTTTGCAGAGCGGCTATCGGGGGGAGCGCCTGCGACGGCTCCGGGCGTGGCTCCAGCGCGAGAACGCAGCGTCGATCCGGGAGTGCTGATGAAGCTCGTCAGCCGCAACACCAAACGCGGAGCGCAGTTCACGCCGCAGGGCATCCTGCGCTGGCCGCTCACCAGTGCCAAAGCCGAAGAGGTAATCGCCGAAACCCGTGCGCTGCTGGATGCGCTCGATGCCCATTAG
- a CDS encoding LacI family DNA-binding transcriptional regulator yields MADLGQGTKKKRKTASPERMDIRTIARLANVSIATVSRTINRIPTVNPKIAKRVWEVIEELDYFPNTQARALVSGRSWILGLIVSEITNPFFPELIQGFEDIAVEHGYEILVSSTNHDPKRMSHCIRRMLERKVDGVAVMTFGIEAPLLEQLAQRKIPLVFVDVGPDGPNISVLKVDYRHGIRQGVQHLAALGHRKIAFLRGPLALHSAQSRLDAFSESMRECGIPPKPEWILQGEHTLEGGMAAMQQLLAGKDMPTAVMCSNDMTAIGVLHSMYRAGLRVPDDLSVIGFDNIHIAEVTIPPLTTVQMSRFDLARAAVNALRACVEGTETSPQKHEYNIQTDLVVRESTGFPRGTMKELRKKSPTKK; encoded by the coding sequence ATGGCAGACCTCGGGCAGGGAACCAAGAAGAAGCGCAAGACCGCGAGTCCGGAGCGCATGGACATCCGCACGATTGCGCGTCTGGCGAACGTTTCGATCGCAACTGTCTCGCGAACGATTAACCGTATACCGACGGTGAACCCCAAGATCGCCAAACGGGTGTGGGAGGTGATCGAAGAACTGGACTACTTTCCTAATACCCAGGCACGCGCCCTGGTGTCGGGCCGTAGCTGGATCCTCGGCCTGATCGTCTCCGAGATCACCAATCCCTTCTTTCCGGAGCTGATTCAGGGCTTTGAAGATATTGCTGTCGAGCATGGCTACGAGATTCTTGTAAGCTCGACCAACCACGATCCCAAGCGCATGTCGCATTGCATTCGCCGCATGCTGGAACGCAAGGTGGACGGCGTCGCGGTGATGACCTTCGGGATTGAAGCTCCGCTGCTGGAGCAGTTGGCCCAGCGCAAAATTCCGCTGGTTTTTGTCGATGTGGGACCAGATGGCCCGAACATCAGCGTGTTGAAGGTGGACTACCGTCACGGCATTCGGCAGGGAGTGCAACATCTAGCCGCGCTGGGGCACAGGAAGATTGCTTTCCTGCGCGGGCCGCTGGCGTTGCACTCGGCCCAATCGCGGCTGGATGCATTTTCGGAATCGATGCGTGAGTGCGGAATTCCCCCCAAACCGGAGTGGATTCTTCAGGGAGAGCACACCCTCGAAGGCGGCATGGCGGCCATGCAGCAACTGCTCGCGGGGAAGGACATGCCGACCGCAGTGATGTGCTCCAACGATATGACCGCCATTGGCGTGCTGCATTCGATGTATCGCGCTGGCCTGCGCGTGCCGGATGATCTTTCAGTCATCGGCTTCGATAACATTCACATCGCTGAGGTAACGATTCCGCCATTGACGACGGTGCAGATGTCGCGCTTCGACCTGGCTCGCGCTGCAGTGAATGCGCTGCGCGCTTGTGTCGAGGGCACGGAGACTTCTCCGCAGAAGCACGAGTACAACATCCAGACCGATCTCGTCGTGCGGGAGTCGACCGGATTTCCGCGAGGCACCATGAAGGAGCTTCGCAAGAAGTCACCGACGAAAAAATAA